Proteins encoded by one window of Ursus arctos isolate Adak ecotype North America unplaced genomic scaffold, UrsArc2.0 scaffold_22, whole genome shotgun sequence:
- the LOC113249314 gene encoding olfactory receptor 52A5-like encodes MPITNGTVFMPSVLTFIGIPGLETIQCWIGIPFCTMYIIALVGNSLLLIIIKSEPSLHEPMYIFLAMLGATDIALSTIIVPKMLGIFWFHLPEIYFDVCLFQMWLIHTFQGIESGVLLAMALDRYVAICYPLRHATIFTRQLVAHIGIGVTLRPAILVIPCLLLIKCRLKFYRTKLISHTYCEHMALVKLATEDVYINKFYGLLGAFIVGGLDFILITLSYIQIFITVFHLPQKEARLKAFNTCIPHICVFFQFYLLAFFSFFTHRSGSSIPSYIHITLSNLYLLVPPFFNPLVYGVKTKHIQDKVVKIFCSKSQA; translated from the coding sequence ATGCCCATTACAAATGGCACCGTGTTCATGCCCTCTGTGCTGACCTTCATTGGGATCCCTGGTCTGGAAACTATACAGTGTTGGATTGGAATTCCATTCTGCACTATGTACATCATTGCTTTGGTGGGAAATTCTCTGCTTTTGATCATCATCAAATCTGAACCCAGTCTCCATGAGCCTATGTATATCTTCCTGGCCATGCTGGGAGCCACAGACATTGCACTTAGCACCATCATTGTCCCCAAGATGCTTGGAATTTTTTGGTTCCACTTGCCAGAGATCTATTTTGATGTTTGCCTCTTTCAGATGTGGCTCATCCACACATTTCAGGGTATTGAATCAGGGGTCCTTCTGGCTATGGCTCTGGACCGCTATGTAGCAATCTGTTATCCTCTGAGGCATGCTACCATATTCACTCGACAGCTAGTCGCTCACATTGGAATTGGGGTGACACTGCGGCCTGCCATTCTGGTCATCCCATGTCTATTGCTCATAAAGTGCCGTCTGAAATTTTACCGAACCAAGTTAATATCCCACACTTACTGTGAACACATGGCCCTTGTGAAGCTTGCCACTGAAGATGTTTACATCAACAAATTCTATGGTCTCCTTGGAGCTTTTATTGTTGGTGGCCTGGACTTCATTCTGATCACCCTCTcctatatacaaatatttatcacTGTCTTCCACCTGCCCCAGAAAGAGGCACGTCTGAAGGCATTTAATACATGTATTCCCCACATATGTGTCTTCTTCCAGTTCTAtctccttgcttttttttcctttttcacccaCAGATCTGGATCTTCTATTCCATCATATATACATATCACCTTATCCAACCTTTACCTACTCGTTCCACCTTTCTTCAATCCCCTTGTTTATGGGGTGAAGACCAAACACATCCAAGATAAGGTAGTAAAAATATTCTGTTCCAAAAGCCAGGCTTGA